AAATCACGACCTCCATGAATCGCCGCACTAAGATGCTGAACATTCACTTCACATCCAGTTCATTCGTCAGCATGTAGTATTCGCTTCTCGAAGTAATCCAGTTTTTAACTTTATCAGCATCATAAGCAACAAGTGTATTCGGATGTAAAATGAAAGAATTATACACTTGTTCATCAACATACATCGCAATATCCTCAGCTAAATCCGAGCGCTTCTCCTGCTCGACCGTTACGTTCAGCTTATCAATCAGGGACGTCAGGTGATCATCATCGGCCCCACTGAAGTTCAAGGCTCCCTTTGGATGATAGGTAGCATTTAAATAATAGCCGGCATCCCCGCGCGGAGCCGTTAAATTGCTGTAGGTCGTTAAATCCCAATCGCGATTGGCAGCCATATACTCTTCAGGGATTTCTATTTGCTTGATTTTCACATCAATCCCCAACTGGCCGGCATCAGATTGAAAAACTTGGGCAATTAACGGCAGGTCGGCACGTGAACTGTATGTAAGAAGTGTAAACGTTAACGGTTTGCCGTCTTTTTGCATGACACCATCAACTTTTTTATATCCCGCCTGATCAAGAAACCCCTTAGCCGCTTCCATTCCATTCACTTTTTTCGGATAGTCCGGAGCAAAAGAGAAAGTGGACGGAAATGGCCCTGTTGCCACTTCTGCATGACCATGTAAAATCGTATCAGCAATGGATGAACGGTCGATCAAGGCATCTATCGCCTTTCGGACGTGTATGTCCTGCAGTGCTTTACGTTCCAAATTCATCGTCATTTGATGTACTCGGAAAGTGGATGTCGATTCAACCTTCACACCATCTATCGCCTCTAAATTTCCCAGGCTTTCCACTTCCGGACGGAAAACAATATCGGCGTCTCCCGATTCAAGGGCAAGGGACCGTGCATTGGCATCTTCATTAAACGAAAACCTGGCTCTCTCTAGCTTTGCGGCTCCATCCCAGTAAGACTCATACCGTATTAAATCAACAGCCGTACCAGGTATGAATTTCGAAACGGCAAATGGCCCTGTTCCTATCGGCTTGTTTATATAGTCACGTTCCTTCACATCAATAATCGATGTATTTGGATGGACCAATTCAGAAGGAAACTCAGGAAAGGGAACCTCCGTCTTAATGGTCAGCGCATTCCCATCCGCTTCAATCGATTCAATGCGCAAAGCATTCTTTATCGCCGGACTATCCTTCATCGCCCTCTCCAAGGAAGCCTTTACCGCTTTGCCATCCATCGGCTTTCCATTCTGAAAAGTCACACCCTCCCTTAACTCAAAATTCCATAACTGACCCTCCTTGCTATCCCAGCTTTTCGCCAGCCAAGGTTCGATGGTCAAATCCTCATCATTGAGATGCACCAATGTCTCAGTGATCCCAGCCCTTAGTGACACATAACTAGTATCAACATTCGGATCAAGCGAGCTAGCCGCAAAATTAAAAAGCAAGTTCACTTCCTTCTCCCCTCCCGCTTCATCATTCGCAGACTCGGTGGAACAAGCAGCCAAAAGAAAGAATGAAAAACATACAATAAAAATCGATTTACATTTTCTGAACACGATAGATTTCCTCCATTACCTCAACTATTTTTAATGGCTGTTGCAAAATCGTATTGATTACGATTTAGATCGCAGCTTTGCTTTACTATCATGACAAACCAGGCAACGCACTGCCAGTAGCTATCCGAAATCAAACTATGTAATGCTCCTTGAGAGTAAACATTAATTCACGAGTATTTGCTCCAAACTCACGAGTAAACGCATCAAACTCACGAGTAAACGTATCAAACTCACGAGTAAATGCATCAAACTCACAAGTAAATGCGCCAAACTCACGAGTAACGGCTCTAAACCCGTGAGTGACAGCTTAAATCTCGTGCAATACCCGCAAAATCTTGAGTAAAATCAACCAACTCGTGTTTGAACACCAATTCACGAGTATTTGTGCCAAACTCACGAGTATTTGCGTCAAACTCACGAGTAAATGCGCCAAACTCACGAGTAAACGCTCCAAACTCACGAGTAACGGCTCTAAACCCGTGAGTAACAGCTTAAATCTCGTGCAATACCCGCAAAATCTTGAGTAAAATCAACCAACTCGTGTTTGAACAATAATTCACGAGTATTTGCGTCAAACGCACGAGTAAACGCTCTAAACCCGTGATTAACAACTTAAATCTCGTGCAATCCCCGCAAAATCTTGAGTAAAATCAACCAACTCGTGTTTGAACATCAATTCACGAGTAAATGCGCCAAACTCACGAGTATTTGCGTCAAACTCACGAGTAAACGCTCCAAACTCACGAGTAAACGCTCCAAACTCACGAGTAACGGCTCTAAACCCGTGAGTAACAGCTTAAATCTGTGCAATAGCACCCAAAATCTTAAGAAATAACAACTAACTTTTGATTTACTGCACTAATTCGCATTTTGTAAAACCTAATCTCATAAAAAAG
The DNA window shown above is from Peribacillus sp. FSL P2-0133 and carries:
- the nikA gene encoding nickel ABC transporter substrate-binding protein; amino-acid sequence: MFRKCKSIFIVCFSFFLLAACSTESANDEAGGEKEVNLLFNFAASSLDPNVDTSYVSLRAGITETLVHLNDEDLTIEPWLAKSWDSKEGQLWNFELREGVTFQNGKPMDGKAVKASLERAMKDSPAIKNALRIESIEADGNALTIKTEVPFPEFPSELVHPNTSIIDVKERDYINKPIGTGPFAVSKFIPGTAVDLIRYESYWDGAAKLERARFSFNEDANARSLALESGDADIVFRPEVESLGNLEAIDGVKVESTSTFRVHQMTMNLERKALQDIHVRKAIDALIDRSSIADTILHGHAEVATGPFPSTFSFAPDYPKKVNGMEAAKGFLDQAGYKKVDGVMQKDGKPLTFTLLTYSSRADLPLIAQVFQSDAGQLGIDVKIKQIEIPEEYMAANRDWDLTTYSNLTAPRGDAGYYLNATYHPKGALNFSGADDDHLTSLIDKLNVTVEQEKRSDLAEDIAMYVDEQVYNSFILHPNTLVAYDADKVKNWITSRSEYYMLTNELDVK